The following coding sequences are from one Microtus pennsylvanicus isolate mMicPen1 chromosome 1, mMicPen1.hap1, whole genome shotgun sequence window:
- the LOC142856283 gene encoding vomeronasal type-1 receptor 4-like translates to MILRYAVLVVILISQLCIGVIGNTSLFILYIYTFLFKPHFKKLIDLLFMHLTIANMVTIIFTLIPDIVASFGVPNFLDDVGCKVVLCIYRISRGLSISTTCILSTFQAVTVTPSNSQWVWLKHKLSTWTFSSLLCSWLINLTIYGFVVETVIAKTNFTHVGNGYLHAYCQNRNFGNNNSGSFLSIILTYDLLYVAIMIWTSLYMVILLYRHRKRAQYLRSPSLSSQQSPELRATHSILLLVSCFVILYWLNNLITLYGFYAQTKIPRLGGINSFWATCYPTICPFLIMKNNKLILHFTSSFSALRMTCFQHALRR, encoded by the coding sequence ATGATTCTGAGATATGCTGTCTTGGTGGTCATACTCATATCTCAGTTATGCATTGGTGTCATAGGGAACACATCActgttcattttatatatttacacttTCCTCTTTAAGCCTCATTTTAAGAAGTTAATAGATCTGCTTTTCATGCACCTGACAATAGCTAATATGGTGACGATCATATTCACGTTGATACCGGATATCGTGGCATCCTTTGGAGTACCCAATTTTCTGGATGATGTCGGTTGTAAggttgttttatgtatatacagAATTTCCCGCGGTCTGTCCATCAGTACCACCTGTATTCTAAGCACATTTCAAGCTGTCACCGTGACTCCCAGTAATTCTCAGTGGGTTTGGCTTAAGCACAAGCTATCAACGTGGACGTTTTCTTCCCTACTCTGCTCCTGGCTCATTAACCTGACCATCTATGGATTTGTGGTTGAAACAGTAATAGCCAAAACCAATTTTACGCATGTTGGAAATGGATATTTGCATGCTTACTGTCAAAACAGGAATTTTGGGAACAATAATTCAGGATCATTTTTGAGTATCATATTAACGTACGATCTCTTATATGTGGCCATCATGATATGGACCAGCCTCTACATGGTAATTCTCCTCTACAGACACCGCAAGAGAGCCCAGTATCTCCGCAGCCCAAGCCTCTCCAGCCAGCAATCTCCTGAGCTCAGAGCCACTCACAGCATCTTGCTGCTGGTGAGCTGTTTTGTGATCTTGTATTGGTTGAACAACTTGATCACCCTTTATGGGTTTTATgcacaaacaaaaattccaagaTTGGGGGGAATTAATTCATTTTGGGCAACATGCTATCCAACCATCTGCCCTTTTTTAATAATGAAGAATAATAAACTTATTTTGcacttcacttcttccttttcgGCACTGAGAATGACCTGTTTTCAACATGCACTCCGTAGATGA
- the LOC142856332 gene encoding vomeronasal type-1 receptor 4-like — protein MVLRYAVLGLFLISQLCVGVIGNTSLFILYIYTFFFKPHFKKLIDLLFMHLTIANMVTIIFTLIPDIVASFGVPNFLDDVGCKVVLCIYRISRGLSISTTCILSTFQAVTVTPSNSQWVWLKHKLSTWTFSSLLCSWLINLTIYGFVAEMVTAKTNFTHVGNGYLHSYCQNRNFGNNNSGSFLSIILTYDLLYVAIMIWTSLYMVILLYRHRKRAQYLRSPSLSSQQSPELRATHSILLLVSCFVILYWLNNLITLYGFYAQTKIPRLGGINSFWATCYPTICPFLIMKNNKLILHFTSSFSALRMTCFQHALRR, from the coding sequence ATGGTTCTGAGATATGCTGTCTTGGGGCTCTTTCTCATATCTCAGTTATGTGTTGGTGTCATAGGGAACACATCActgttcattttatatatttacacttTCTTCTTTAAGCCTCATTTTAAGAAGTTAATAGATCTGCTTTTCATGCACCTGACAATAGCTAATATGGTGACGATCATATTCACGTTGATACCGGATATCGTGGCATCCTTTGGAGTACCCAATTTTCTGGATGATGTCGGCTGTAAggttgttttatgtatatacagAATTTCCCGCGGTCTGTCCATCAGTACCACCTGTATTCTAAGCACATTTCAAGCTGTCACTGTGACTCCCAGTAATTCTCAGTGGGTTTGGCTTAAGCACAAACTCTCAACGTGGACGTTTTCTTCCCTACTGTGCTCCTGGCTCATTAACCTGACCATCTATGGATTTGTGGCTGAAATGGTAACAGCCAAAACCAATTTTACGCATGTTGGAAATGGATATTTGCATTCTTACTGTCAAAACAGGAATTTTGGGAACAATAATTCAGGATCATTTTTGAGTATCATATTAACGTACGATCTCTTATATGTGGCCATCATGATATGGACCAGCCTCTACATGGTAATTCTCCTCTACAGACACCGCAAGAGAGCCCAGTATCTCCGCAGCCCAAGCCTCTCCAGCCAGCAATCTCCTGAGCTCAGAGCCACTCACAGCATCTTGCTGCTGGTGAGCTGTTTTGTGATCTTGTATTGGTTGAACAACTTGATCACCCTTTATGGGTTTTATgcacaaacaaaaattccaagaTTGGGGGGAATTAATTCATTTTGGGCAACATGCTATCCAACCATCTGCCCTTTTTTAATAATGAAGAATAATAAACTTATTTTGcacttcacttcttccttttcgGCACTGAGAATGACCTGTTTTCAACATGCACTCCGTAGATGA